Proteins encoded by one window of Babylonia areolata isolate BAREFJ2019XMU chromosome 8, ASM4173473v1, whole genome shotgun sequence:
- the LOC143285058 gene encoding NCK-interacting protein with SH3 domain-like yields MYRALYEYKSSLPDYLSFCAGDQFTVIDRANKDWFRVQNGRGQIGYVPCTYVKQVQVNSEEVLRFVDWSIEAIHLQAASEGAGQYSRQQRETLQKLVKHRADIAEKLQNKPCLDRSQSEDIVRQPKKSPGGEHSRRQSERRRAPSPPSTARGAKQETTQQASAPQPPSSTPATCPPPASPDEGLPIPVNTIPSTPSPSAVTAETDLPPPPEDHHTPPSSPDSDLPPPPSSLPVSHAQENHVTSPPADPTPPDEASSATENDIPAPPSPSDLQALLKALDLPDKMGPELVEEVRKNTGLSFDKSKVAVETVLGYVGFKVPALEALVDRMLSSLHLGRDISDEDISSHDAQRLSVIFSELTACKDDSQQRSWALHEDEAIIHEYLEELLSILENAKPSICRKVVSRDNYDILHNLVQYYQMETRGALCRLLLKVFGALCGLEREVITQLLYSVLPLELAQEMTVNTDDVQRTCYVALVMTMIFSTGDDVSTAVTDKLNEEFFLHILQLIENPPSPQFEDSAVDLLIAFMLAFNLHLTSVEVNVVLRSLATFGTPKVFTERIMVWVNRGEDPAKMFDFKPVQPNSVQKLFLDLYSDLTTSDLLYTNDAKVLMDVIIGRLSNLGPGDKVRSLFLVLCQRVVNNSSYTEHCHRLPDLHRCLVNIRDEEANTADDKRIAHDILTTHPDIFTQ; encoded by the exons ATGTATAGAGCATTGTACGAGTACAAGAGTTCGCTGCCAGACTACTTGTCATTCTGTGCCGGCGACCAGTTCACGGTGATCGACAGAGCCAACAAAGACTGGTTTCGCGTTCAAAACGGACGAGGACAGATTGGTTATGTGCCGTGCACGTATGTCAAACAAGTGCAG GTGAATTCGGAAGAGGTGCTGAGGTTTGTGGATTGGTCCATTGAAGCCATTCACCTGCAGGCGGCCAGTGAAGGGGCTGGCCAGTACTCCAGACAGCAGCGTGAAACCCTGCA AAAGTTGGTGAAGCATCGAGCAGATATAGCAGAGAAGCTCCAGAACAAGCCTTGCCTGGACAGGTCACAGTCGGAGGACATTGTTCGACAACCAAAGAAGTCACCAGGGGGAGAGCATTCTCGCCGTCAGTCTGAAAGACGACGAGCACCATCCCCTCCATCCACAGCCAGAG GCGCCAAACAGGAAACGACCCAACAGGCATCAGCACCACagcccccctcctcaacccctgcCACATGCCCCCCTCCTGCCTCTCCAGATGAAGGTCTTCCTATCCCAGTCAacaccatcccctccaccccctctcccagtgCCGTGACGGCAGAAACCGACTTGCCCCCACCCCCTGAGGaccatcacacccccccctccagccctgacagtgacctccccccacccccttcctccctgcctgtCAGTCATGCCCAGGAAAACCATGTGACCTCTCCCCCTGCCGACCCGACCCCACCAGATGAGGCATCCTCGGCCACAGAGAACGACATCCCCGCCCCACCCAGTCCCAGCGACCTGCAGGCACTGCTGAAGGCGTTGGACCTCCCAGACAAGATGGGCCCCGAGCTGGTGGAGGAGGTACGCAAGAACACTGGCCTCAGCTTTGACAAGTCCAAGGTTGCAGTGGAAACGGTGCTGGGTTATGTTGGCTTCAAGGTTCCGGCTCTGGAGGCACTGGTGGACAGGATGCTGAGTTCTCTCCACCTGGGG CGCGACATATCAGACGAGGACATCAGCAGTCATGATGCACAGCGGCTGAGCGTCATCTTCTCAGAGCTGACAGCATGTAAGGACGACTCCCAGCAGAGGAGCTGGGCTCTCCATGAAGATGAGGCCATCATCCATGAGTACCTGGAAGAGCTCCTGTCCATTCTG GAGAATGCCAAGCCTTCCATCTGCCGGAAAGTGGTGTCACGGGACAACTATGATATACTGCACAACCTGGTTCAGTACTATCAGATG GAGACGCGGGGGGCCCTGTGCAGGTTACTGCTGAAGGTGTTTGGGGCCCTTTGTGGGTTGGAGAGGGAAGTGATCACACAGCTGCTGTACTCTGTGCTTCCTCTGGAGCTGGCTCAGGAGATGACGGTGAACACCGATG ATGTACAACGGACTTGCTATGTGGCGCTGGTGATGACCATGATTTTCTCCACGGGCGATGACGTCTCCACTGCTGTCACAG aCAAACTGAACGAAGAGTTCTTCCTGCACATCCTGCAGCTGATAGAGAACCCTCCATCGCCCCAGTTTGAGGACAGCGCTGTGGACCTGCTGATCGCCTTCATGCTGGCCTTTAACCTTCACCTGACCTCCGTGGAGGTCAACGTGGTGCTGAGGTCACTGGCCACCTTCGGCACGCCCAAGGTCTTCACTGAGCGCATCATGGTTTGGGTCAACAGAGGAG AGGACCCAGCCAAGATGTTTGACTTCAAGCCGGTTCAACCCAACTCTGTACAGAAGCTCTTCCTTGACCTTTACAGTGACCTTACAACCTCTGACCTTCTCTACACCAACGATGCCAAAGTGTTGATGGATGTCATTATCGGCCGACTGTCCAATTTGGGGCCAGGTGACAAG GTGCGCTCCCTGTTCTTGGTGCTGTGTCAGCGTGTGGTGAACAACTCGTCGTACACGGAGCACTGTCACCGCCTTCCTGACCTGCACCGCTGTCTGGTCAACATCCGTGATGAGGAGGCCAACACCGCTGACGATAAACGCATCGCTCACGACATTCTGACAACTCACCCCGACATCTTCACACAATGA